DNA sequence from the Raineyella sp. LH-20 genome:
CGTCGGCGGGGCCCATCGTCGCACTCCCATCGACGGTACGACGACGCATCGGCGCCCGCGGACAGCACCGCGGCACGCCCTGCGAGAAGGTGTCGGACGGCCCGCGCCGAGCCCGCGACCGGCGTCAGTACAGGACCGGCGTCAGCACCGGACCGGCGTCAGTACAGAACGGTGGCGAACTCCCCCACCTGCCGCATTCCGGCCCGTCGATAGGTCGCCAGCGCCGGCGTGTTGAAGTCGTTCACGTAGAGCGTCACCAGCGGCCAGCGCTGCCGGGCGTGGCGGATCACCGCCGCCATCGCCGGAGCGGCGATGCCCTGGCCACGCCGGTCCGGCGCGACCCAGACGCCCTGCACCTGGCAGACGCTGGAGGTGGCCGAGCCGATGTCGGCCTTGAAGAGGATCCGGCCGTCCTCGACGATGGCGTACGACCGGCCCTGCTGGATCAGCGAGCGGATGTAGATCCGGTAGGAGACGTCCGAGCCGCCGACCGACGGCTCCTGGCCGACCTCCTCGGTGTACATCGCCACCGCCGCGTCCGCGTACGGCTGCCACAGGTCCAGGGAGACCTGCTGCACCCGGGGATCGACGGCGATGGGCGGGTCGTCGTCGCTCAGCATCACCGGCTGGCGGGCCCGGACGTCGCGGGCGTCGGCCCAGGTGGACCCCCACCGTCGCGACAGTTGCTCGTAGAGGGCGAGGGCCGCCGGGGCCGGTCCGATGATCGACGACGCGGTCCGCTGGTAGCCGGCGAACGCTGCGAAGGCCGCGCACGCCCGGGCGTCGGCGTGCACCGGCACCATGTTGGATCCGGCGTGCAGCATGGCCCGCAGCTGCCCGCCCTCCTCGAATCCCCAGACCGGGCAGCCGAGGGTCACCCGATCCAGTCCGCCGGTCCGGATCCGGGAGCCCACGTACACGTTGTCCACCGGATCGCGGCGCAGCAGGCCGAGTGCGGCCGGCAGGTCGTCCGCACCCAGCGTCCGTACGCCGAAGGTGGTGGAGGGTCGTACCGGTGCCGACATGATGCCCGCCGTCCGATCAGCCGACGCTGACGACCGGGGATCCCACCGGCTGGTCGGCATCGGATGCCGACTCGGCGGTCTCGGCGAGCCGGTTGGCCTCCTCGATCAGGGTCTCCACGATCTGGTCCTCGGGGACCGTCTTGACGACCTGGCCGCGGACGAAGATCTGGCCCTTGCCGTTGCCGGAGGCGACGCCCAGGTCGGCCTCGCGGGCCTCACCGGGGCCGTTCACGACGCAGCCCATCACGGCGACGCGCAGCGGGACGGTCATCCCCTCCAGGCCCTTGGTGACCTCGTCGGCGAGGGTGTAGACGTCCACCTGGGCACGACCGCAGGACGGGCAGGAGACGATCTCGAGGTGGCGCGGCCGCATGCCGAGCGACTCGAGGATCTTCACCCCGACCTTGACCTCCTCGACCGGCGGCGCGGACAGCGACACCCGGATGGTGTCGCCGATGCCCTGGGCGAGGAGTGCGCCGAAGGCGACAGAGGACTTGATCGTGCCCTGGAACGCCGGGCCGGCCTCGGTGACGCCGAGGTGCAGCGGGTAGTCACAGGCCTCGGCGAGCAGCTGGTAGGCGCGGATCATCACCACCGGGTCGTGGTGCTTCACCGAGATCGCGAAGTCACGGAAGCCGACCTCCTCGAACAGTCGGGCCTCCTGCATCGCCGAGGCGACGAGGGCCTCCGGTGTGGCCGAGCCGTACTGCTCCATGATCCGCTTGTCCAGGGAGCCGGCGTTGACGCCGATCCGCAACGGCACCTGGGCATCGGTCGCGGCCTTGGCGATCTCGGCGATCTTGTTGTCGAACTGCTTGATGTTGCCTGGGTTGACCCGCACGGCGGCGCAGCCGGCCTCGATCGCCTGGAACACGTACCGTGGCTGGAAGTGGATGTCGGCGACGACCGGGATCTTCGACTTCTTGGCGATGATCGGCAACGCGTCGGCGTCGTCCTGGCTGGGGACCGCGACACGTACGATGTCGCATCCGGCCGCGGTCAGCTCGGCGATCTGCTGGAGGGTCCCGTTGATGTCGGTGGTCTTCGTGGTGGTCATGGACTGCACCGAGACGGGGGCGTCGCCACCGACCTCGACCGTGCCGACCCGGAGCTTGCGCGTGACATGGCGCGGAGCGAGCTGGATCGGGGCGGGAGCGGGCATTCCGAGACTTGTTGCCATGCGACAAGAGTAGGCCAACCTCACCAGTGTGACGCTCGGCAGAGATGAGCCGAACCCGACACCACCACGAAGACACGGACGCAGCCGAAGACACGGACGCAGCCGCGGGACGCCGACCGCCGCGGTCGGGGACGCAGACGGAACCACCGGGGACGCAGTCGGAACCGCCGACCGGGACGCGGAGAGGAACGGCAGGTGGTTGCCTTCAAAGTTTCCATAGGGCTGCCCTATGGAAACTTTGAAGGCAACCACTTCCACGCCCGGGACGACAACCGGGGTGAGGCGGGTGAACGACGACGCCGGGTGAACGACGAGGCCGTGGCCGACGAGGCCGTGGCCGATGAGGCCGGTGAGCGGTGGGTGGGGCCAGTGAGACACGTACGTCCTCACCGGCCCCACCCCGATTCGCCCGCGCCGCGGTCGGGGGCGCACCGCGGCGCGGCCCGCCGCGACAGCACCGCTTGCTCGGCCCGCCGCGACGACGGGACTCAGCCCTTGGCGCCCTTGGCGGTCAGCCCCACCACCAGCGGGTCATGGTCGGAGGTGGCGACCGGATCGGTGGTGTAGAAGTCGGTCACGTTGTAGCGGCGACGCGAGTACTGCATCGCGATCGCCTCGTCGGCGTTGATGTCCCACACCTGGGCACCGGTGACCATCTTCTGGGCCTTGCCGTTCGCGAGGACGTGGTCCAGCGACCCCATCCGGCCGGAGAACTGGTAGCTCGTCGCGGTCGGGTCCAACTCAGCGGCGAGATCGGCGTAGCCGGCCTTCGCGAAGACCTGGATCGGATCCTCCTTGGCGTACGCGTTGAAGTCGCCCGCCAGGAACACCGACGTGTCCGGGAACACCTGGTCGACCCAATCGGTCAGCGCGGTCGCCTGGGCCACTCGCGACGGGTTGGACAGGCCCTGGCCGGTGCCGTCGTCCTCGCCGGAACCCTTCGACTTGAAGTGGTTGGCCACCACGACGAACGGCGAGCCGGCATTGCGCATCTTGAACTGCTGGGCCAGCGGCTGGCGGGCGTTGGCGAACGCCGGATCGATCAGGATCTGCGAGGCGCCGTTCAGCTGCACCCGGTCCGGGTTGTAGATGAACGCGGTGCGGATGACGTCCTCGGTCGGCGGCACGACGGTCGGCGAGGGGACGTACGCCCACCTGCCACCGGCGGCGTTCAGCGCGTCGACCAGGATCGACAGCGACGTGTCACGGCTCTGGCCCGGCAGGTAGCTGATCCGGGCGGAGTTCTCGATCTCCTCCAGCGACACCACGTCGGCGCCGAGGCCGTTGATCGCGTTGACGATCTTGGCCTGCTGGTCGTCGAAGGCCTGCTGGGTGTAGGCCCCGCGCACCTGGCAGTAGTTGGTCGCGACCGGGGTGCCGTTGCGGTCCTTGTACGCCTGGCAGCCGGCCTCGTCCTCACCCAGGTCGGTGAAGTAGTTCAGCACGTTGAAGGTGGCGATCCGTACGTCGCCGCCGACGGCCGGGGCGGTCGTCTCGCGGTCGTTCTGCGACACCACCGGATCCTGGTCGTCGGTCGGGCCGACGATCTGGCCGGTCGGCTGGAAGTTCCACTGGAACCGGTAGTCGAGGATGACTGGCTTGTCGAACACCACGTGGGAGCCGGTCCGCATCGGCTCGGTCTGCGACAGGTACGGCAGCGGGGTGTTCTTCGCCGTCGCGTTGTTCATGTAGTCCCAGCTGGAACCGTCGTCGAGGGTGATGTACTTCTTCAGGTTCTCCGCCTCGTACCCGGCCGCCTTGTCGGGGGTGACCACATCGGTGGCCGTACGCAGCGGGGCGTCGCCGGCCGCCAGGCCGATCTGGCCGTACTGGTTCAGCTGGTAGTTGTTCGTGATGGTGTAGCCGCCGAGCGGCTTGACCAGCATGCCCTCGTACGCCTCCTTGTCGGCATCGGTCACCGGCACGGTGGCCAGTTCGGTCACCGCGACCGGGGCGCAGTCGGCGGCCGGGGAGACCGTGAGGCCGCCGCCGATCTCGGTCAGCCCGTTGTACTCGGTCACCGTGCCGGCGACGGCGTAGCAGGATCCGACCGTGACGTTGGCGCGGCCGTACACGAAGACGCCGTCGGAGGCCTGACCGGCGGCCTTCGGGGTGCCGCCGGTGCCCGGCGTCTGCAGGTAGAAGCCGTTGAAGCCGCCGGTCGGGTAGACCGCGGTGACCACGCCCCGGGTGCTGACCTTCTGGCCGGTGAGCGGCGAGGCGTTGCCGGTGCCCTGGATCCGGTCGATCGGGGTCGTCGGGGCCGGGTCGGTGGTGGGCGACGGGCTGGGCGACGGGCTGGGGCTGGGCTCGGTGCCGCCGATCGCCTGGCTCTGTGGCGACGGGGCCCCGACGGTGAAGTCGGCGGCGTTGTCGTCGGTGTCGGCGAAGTTCGTCCGGGAGGCCGAGGTGGTGTTGCTCAGGCCGGGGGCGGGCGCGCCCTCCCGCTTGGTGGCGGTGGCGCCGAAACCGATCAGGTCGACCGTCGCACCGGAGGCGTCGAGCAGCGCGACGGATCCGGCGGTGGCGCTCATCGCCGCGGCGCAGGTCGCGTTCGGCGTCGGCAGCGGGGTCGTCCCGCCGCTCCCCTTGGCCTCCTGGACCAGGTAGTAGGTGGCCGGTGCCACGGTGCCTGACAGGGCACAGCTGTTGCCCAGGTTGCCGGCGGCCGAGTAGTAGTTCACCGTCCAGCCGGTCAGCGAGATCGGGGCGGTGGTCGGGTTGTAGAGCTCGACGAAGTCGTTGGTGTAGGTGGCGCCGCTGTTGCCACCACCGCCGTACACCTCGTTGATCAGGACGTGGTCGGAGGCGGCACGAGCGGGGACGGAAGCCAGCGGGGCGAGGACCGCCATTCCACCGAGCACCGCCGCCAGCCCGGCCGCGGCCACGCGGGGGCGAGAGGACATGGAGCACTCCTTGAGAAGATGGTGAGACCGCCGGTCAGACTATGGCCGGGGTCACGCCCGATCGACCCTTCGGAGCGCCCCGGAGGAAGAATTCACCCGGGGTTCCCCCACCATTCGACTACCCGTGGCCAACCCGCGGCCGGCCCGGGCACGGTGGGCTCAGACGAACCGGCCGGGCTCGCCGGGCTCGCAGAGACGCTGGGCTCAGAAGAGCCGCACCGGGGCCACCAGGTCGGCGATGACCAGCACCAGCCCGGCCACCACCACGAAGGCGGTCACCAGCCACGACACCGGCAGCAGCCTGGTGGTGTCGAACGGTGCCGGGGTGGGGCGTCGGCGGAGCCGGGCGATCAGGTGACGTACGCCGTCCCACAGCGCCCCGGCGACATGACCGCCGTCCAGCGGTGGCAGCGGAACGATGTTGAACAGTGCGACGAAAAGGTTGACCGATCCCAGCAACTGCGCCACCACGGCCACCTTGTTGGTGGAACTGAGCCGGTCGGTGGTGACCACCTCACCCGCCACCCGGGACGCGCCGACCACGCTGACCGGGCCGTAGATGTCACGCGGCTGCCCGGTGACCAGGCCGACGGCGGTGTGCCAGACCTTCACCGGGAAGCCGACCAGGGCGACCGCCGACTGCTCGGTCATCGTCCACATGTCCTTCAGGACGGCGACCGGGCCGCCACGCTGCACCTCGGTGTTCGGTGAGACGCCGAGGAAGCCGGCCTCCACATTGCGCCCCGGGTCGACCCTGCTGGGCACACCGGTGGTGACAGTCGGGACGGTCGGCAGGGTCAGCGTCTGCCCACCGCGCTCGACCACGACGGTGGCGGGCGCGGACAGGTTGTCACGGATCAGGGTGGAGAACTGGTCCCAGTCGGTGAGCCGGCGCCCGTTGAAGCTGACGATGACGTCACCGGCCTGCACTCCCATCGCGGCGGCCGGCGTACGGGGATCGCCAGGCTGACAGGTCTGGTCGGTGCGGCTGGCCGGGACGACGCACTCCGACACCGACGCCACGGTGAGGGTGGGCCGGGCGATGCCGACGGTGGCGGTGACGCCGAGGAAGAGCAGGAAGGCCAGCAGCAGGTTCATCGCCACCCCGCCGGCCATGATGATCAGCCGCTGCCACACCGGCTTCTGGTAGAAGAGGGTGCCGTCGTCCTCCGGGGTGATCTCCTCCCACTCGTACGCCCGGGCATCCTCGGCGATCTGCTGGAAGAAGTTGCTGCCGCTCGCCTTCACCCGGTTCTCACCGGGCGCCGGCGGGTACATCCCGACGAGTCGTACGTAACCGCCGAGCGGCAGCGCCTTCACGCCGTAGTCGGTGGAGCCGACCCGGCGCTTCCACAAGGTCTTGCCGAAGCCGACGAAGTACTCGGTCACCTTGACCTTGAAGAGCTTGGCGGGGATCAGGTGTCCGATCTCGTGCAGCGCGATCGACGCCATGATGAGGGCGAAGAACACCAACGCCCCGAGCACGTACCACACCGTCTGCATCCGCGTCCTGTCCCTCGCTCCAGCGGCGTCCCTCGACGCCATCTCCGTCCCGTGACCGACCCGGATGCGGGTCCGTCCGTAGTCTCGGCGCCGGGGGCCTCACCCGCGGGTGCGGGCGCGTGCCGCCCGGCGGGCCCACGCATCGGCGGCGAGCACCGTCTCCACCGTGATCCCCCGGTCGTCGACGTACCGTGACCCGACAGCGTCGGAGTCGTCCTCGGCGTCGGCCGAGACACCTCCCGAGACGTGCTCGGTCAGCACGTCCGCGATGGTGTCCACGATGTCGAGGAAGCCGATCCGTCCCTCGCAGAACGCATCGACGCACACCTCGTTCGCCGCATTGAACACCGCCGGCGCGGTCCCCCCCAGTGTGCCCGCCCGCCGGGCGAGTTCAACCGCAGGAAAGGCCTCGGCGTCCAGCGGCTCGAAGGTCCAGGCCGCCGCGGCGGTCCAGTCGACCGGCGCCGCAGCACCCGCCACCCGGTCGGGCCAGGTGAGGCCGAGGGCGATCGGCAGCTTCATGTCGGGCGGGGAGCACTGCGCGATCAGCGCCCCGTCGACGTACTGCACCGCGGAATGCACGAACGACTGCGGGTGCACCACGACCTGGATCCGGTCCAGCGGCATGTCGTAGAGCAGCCCCGCCTCGATCAGCTCCAGTCCCTTGTTGACCAGTGTCGCGGAGTTGATGGTGATCACCCGGCCCATCTGCCAGGTCGGGTGGGCCATCGCCTGGTCCGGGGTGACCTCGGTGAGCTCGGCCCGCGTACGGCCCCGGAACGGACCGCCGGAGGCGGTGAGCACAAGCTTGTCGACCTCGTCGGTGCGTCCGGCGCGCAGGCACTGGGCGAAGGCGGAGTGCTCGGAGTCCACCGCGACGAGCTGCCCGGGGGCCGCCGCCTCGGTGACCAACCGACCGCCGATCACCAGCGACTCCTTGTTGGCCAGCGCCAGCGTGGTGCCGGCCCGCAGCGCGGCCAGGGTGGGCAGCAGCCCGACCGAGCCGGTGATCCCGTTGAGCACGACGTCGGCGGCCTCGGCGGCCAGCTCGGTCGCCGCGTCGGGACCGGCGATGATCCGCGGGAGGCGTACGTCGCCGCGATTCCACCCGCGCTGCTGCGCCGCGGCGTAGAGGGCGAGCTGCAGGTCCTGGACGGCGGTCGGTCGGGCCAGGGCGACGGTCCGCGGGGAGAACTCGAGCACCTGCTCGGCCAACGTGGCGATGCTGCCGCCGCCGGCGGCCAGCCCCACCACCCGGAACCGATCCCGGCGGGAGGCGATGACCTCCAGCGCCTGGGTGCCGATAGAGCCGGTGCTGCCCAGAATGATCACGTCACGCACTCGTCCAGTCTCCCACGCGCAGTGGCCCGGACATTCCCCTGACAGGGACCCGGGCAGACCGCCGGAACGACCTCAGCACGTTCTTCAGCCCGGAACACTCCGCTGTGACTGACGTCACACACCCTCAGAGTCATCTCAGCCCCGCCGACGCGGGGCCCGCGGACCCTGCAGCGGGCGAGCGGACTCCAGGTCACCGAAGGCCGCGCCAGCGCCGACGACGGACCCCTGACCCTGGGAGACCCCATGGAAAGTACGACCTCGCTCCGCCCGCGGAGCATCCCCGACATCCCGGCCGACCCGACGAAGGAGGCCCGGACAGCGATCTGGGTCGCCGCCATCGCGGGCCTGTCCCTGCTCTTCGACGGCTTCGACCTGACCGTCTACGGCACCGTCCTGCCCGGCCTGGTCAAAGGCGGCAGCGACGCCCTCGGCTGGTGGTCCAGCGGCCTCAGCGGCGGGCAGCCCATCCCGCCGGCCATCGCCGGCCAGATCGGCTCGTACGCCTTGGTGGGCGTGATGATCGGCTCGCTGACCGCCGGTGCGATCGGCGACCGGATCGGCCGGAAGAAGCTCATCCTGGTGGGCATCGCCTGGTTCTCGCTCGGGATGTTCGCCTCCGCCTTCGCCACGTCGATCGCCTTCTTCGGCACCCTGCGACTGCTCACCGGCCTCGGCCTCGGCGTCCTGCTCGCCACGGCCGGGGCGACGATGGCCGAGTTCGCCCCCGCGGGCAAACGGAACTTCTACAACGCGATCGTCTACTCCGGCATCCCCGCCGGCGGTGTGCTCGCCGCCCTGCTCGGCCTCGCCCTGCTCAACCAGATCGGCTGGCGGGGGCTCTTCATGCTCGGGGCCACCCCGATCCTGTTCCTCTTCCCGATGGCCCTGACGATGCTCAACGAGTCGCCGCGCTGGCTGCTCTCCCGCGGCAGGGTCGACGAGGCGGTCGCGATCTCCCGCCGCACCGGCATCCCGCTCACCGAACACCAGCAGTTCGGCGGCGTCCCGGTGGCGGAGGACCTGCATCTGGAACAGAAGACCGGCTTCGCCGGCATCTTCTCCCGTCGCTACCTGGTCGGCACCGTCTTCCTCGGCTTCATGAGCTTCTCCGGCCTGCTGCTCACCTTCGGGCTGAACACCTGGCTGCCGGCCATCATGGGCGGCCACTTCCAGGAGGCCGGGATGGGCGCCGACGCCGCCAAGCGGTACGGCCTGATCTTCCTGCTGCTGCTCAACGGCGGCGCGGTCGTCGGAGGCCTGATCGCGTCGATGGTCGCCGACAAGGCCGGCCCGCAGCGGGTGATCATCACCACCTTCACCCTGGCGGCGCTGTCGCTGACGCTGATGACCTTCGGCTTCCCGATCGGGCTGCTGCTGGCCTCCATCGCCGTCGCCGGCGTGGGCATCCTCGGCACCCAGGTGCTGATCTACGGCTTCACCTCGAACTACTACGCCACCCACGTACGGGCCGCGGGTGTCGCCTGGTGCTCCGGCTTCGGACGCCTCGGCGGCATCCTCGGCCCGCTGATCGGCGGCTGGCTCGCCGCCGCCGGCGTCGCCGGGGACACCGCGTTCTACGTGTTCGCCGGGGTGGCCCTCTTCGGCGCCCTGATGACCGTCCTGGTGCCACGGCCGGCCAAGGGGCACTCCGACCGCGAACAACTCGAGGCTGAGCAGGACGTCGCCGGCGTCGCTGCCTGATCGATCCCCGGAGGGTCCGATGCCCTCCGGTCGCCACGGACCGAGGGTCGGCGTCCTGCGGGACGCCGGCCCTCGGTCGGGCGCGCTGCTACGACGACCCGAGGAACGGGACGGTCTTCGCGGCTGACACACGGGATGATCGTCGGCCACTGGGGCGGACGTCGCGTGCGTGGTAGTCTCAGGGCCACGTGCTCCGGGGTCGGTGTAATTCCGAACCGGCGGTGACAGTCCGCGACCCGGCCGCCCTCCACGGCGGTCGGTTGACCTGGTGGAATTCCAGGACCGACGGTGAAAGTCCGGATGGGAGGCGCACGCGTACGTGGCGACCGGCCGACATCCGTCGGCGGGTGCTGCGGTGGTGACCGCACCTGGGTGTGACCGCATCTGGGTGAGGACGTATCGCCACTGCGTCACGTGCCGGGAGTCTTCCCATGATCGCCCCGGGGTCCCGTCAGGACCTGAGGAGGGGCGATGAACCGGTCGGATGCCGTCGACGGCCCGGCACCGTACGCCGATGAGCCGGCTGCCGCTGCGTCGCGAGCGGCCGCGCCCGACGTCCCGGACCCCACCGCGTCGTACGCCACGGAACGGCGCGTCGCCGCCGATCGTGTCCACCTGCGCCGGGCGATCGCCCTGGCGCTGCACTCCCCCCTCCCGGATCCCAATCCACGGGTCGGCGCGGTGCTGGTCGCCCCCGACGGCACCGTCGTCGGCGAGGGCTGGCACCACGGCGCCGGCACTCCGCACGCCGAGATCGAGGCTCTGCGGGCAGCGGGTCACGCCGCTCGCGGCGTGACGGCGTACGTCTCCCTGGAGCCCTGCAACCACACCGGCCGCACCGGCCCGTGTGCGGTGGCACTGGCCGAGGCCGGAGTGGCGCGGGTGGTGTTCGCCCAGCCGGACCCCAATCCGACCGCCGCCGGCGGCGGCGACACCCTGCGCGCGGCCGGGGTCGAGGTCAGCGGGGGCCTGCTCGCGGACGAGGCCGAGGCGGTGAACCGGGTCTGGACCCGGGCGGTGCGCCTCGGCCGGCCGTACGTCACCTGGAAGGTGGCCGCCACCCTGGACGGCCGGACCGCGGCGGCCGATGCCACCTCGCAGTGGATCACCTCCGCCGCCGCCCGCGCGGACGTGCACCGGCTCCGTGCCGCCTGCGACGCGATCCTGGTCGGCACCGGCACCGCGCTGGCCGACGATCCTCGGCTGACCGTCCGTGACGTCGACGGGCGACTGACCGGCCGCCAGCCGCTGCGGGTCGTCCTCGGCGACCGACCCGTGCCGGCGACGGCGCAGCTGCACTCGGCCGAGGCGGAGACACTCTTCGTCCCGGGCCACCGGCCGGCGACGGCGCTGTCCCAGCTGCACCGGGCCGGCATCCGGCACGCCTGGCTGGAGGGCGGCGCGACGCTCGCGGCGGCCTTCCTGCGCGACGGCCTGGTCGACGAGATCGTCGTCTACCTCGCCCCGACCCTGCTCGGCGCCGGCCGGCCGATGGTCGGCGACCTCGGCATCGGCACGCTCGCCGACGCCATCCACCTGGACCTGGTCGACATCACCCCCGTCGGCCCCGACGTACGACTGATCCTGGCCCCGGCCGGGAGGAAGGAATGACCATGTTCACCGGCATTGTCGAGGAGATCGGCGAAGTCGTCGACGTACGGCCCGGGCAGGACTCCGCCGTGCTGCGCATCCGCGGCCCGCGAGTGGTCACCGATGCCCGTCACGGCGACTCGATCTGCGTCAACGGCGTCTGTCTCACCGTCACCGACCTCGACGCGGAGACCTTCTCCGTCGACGTGATGGCCGAGACCCTCGACCGCTCCGACCTCGGAGCGCTGCGACCGGGCGCCCCGGTGAACCTGGAACGGGCGATGTCGCCGGGCGGCCGACTGGGCGGACACCTGGTGCAGGGCCACGTCGACGGCACCGGCACCGTACGCTCCCGCACACCCGGCGAGGCCTGGGAGGTCGTCGAGATCGGCCTGCCGGCCGAGCTGTCGCGCTACCTGGTCGAGAAGGGCTCGGTCACCGTGAACGGGGTGTCGCTCACCGTGGTCGGCGTACGCCCCGACGCGTTCACCGTGTCGCTGATCCCGACCACCCTCACCGACACGACGTTGGGCCGGCTGCCGATCGGCGCGACGGTCAACCTCGAGGTCGATGTCATCGGCAAGTACGTGGCGACCTACCTGGACCGGATCGGCACCGGGTGGGCGCACCAGAACGGAGGAGATCATGAGTGAGTCGGTGACCAGGTTCAGCCCGATCGACAGGGCGCTGGAGGAGTTGCGGCAGGGTCGTCCGGTGCTCGTCCTGGACGACGAGGACCGGGAGAACGAGGGGGACATCATCCTCTCGGCGCAGACCCTCACCGAGGAGTGGCTCGGCTGGACCATCCGGCACTCGTCGGGCTACCTGTGCGCGCCGATGTCACGGGACCGCGCCGACGCGCTCGAGCTGCCGCTGATGGTCTCCCGCAACACCGACCCGCTGCGCACCGCCTACACGGTCTCCTGTGACGCGGCGACCGGGGTCACCACCGGCATCTCCGCGCACGACCGGACCCGTACGCTGCACGTGCTCGCCGACCCCGAGTCGGGGCCGGCCGCGCTGATCCGCCCCGGCCACATCCTCCCGCTGCGGGCCCGCGATGGTGGCGTCCTGGAGCGACGTGGCCACACCGAGGCCGCCGTCGACCTGTGCCGGCTGGCCGGTCTGGAGCCGGTCGGCGCGATCGGCGAACTGGTGCACGACGACGGCTCGATGATGCGTACGCCCGACGTCCTTGCCCTGGGCGCGGCCGAGGGCCTGGCGGTGATCACCATCGCCGAGCTGGCCAGCTGGCGGGAGACCCACGATCGGGTCCGGCGCGACGCGATGACCCGGCTGCCCACCGCGCAGGGCGAGTTCACCGTGGTCGGCTACCTCGATCTGCAGACCGGGGCCGAGCACGTGGCGCTGATCAGCCCGCGCGGGCTGCGCGGCCGCGACGGCAGCGTGCCGGCCGTCCGGGTGCACTCCGAATGCCTGACCGGCGACGTCTTCGGCTCGCTGCGCTGCGACTGCGGACCCCAGCTCCAGCAGTCCCTCGCCACGGTGGCCGAACAGGGCGGCGCCGTCGTCTATCTACGCGGGCACGAGGGCCGCGGGGTGGGCCTGCTCGCCAAGCTGCAGGCCTATCACCTGCAGGACGAGGGGCTCGACACGGTCGACGCGCAGACCCGCCTCGGGCTGCCGGTCGACGACCGCGAGTACGGCGCCGCCGCAGCGATCCTGTACGACCTCGGAGTGACCCGGCTGGAGTTGATGACCAACAACCCGGACAAGGTCCGCGCCCTGCGGACCGCCGGGATCGAGGTCACCGCGGTCGCCCCGTCGTGGACCCAGCCGACGCCCGACAACGAGTTCTATCTGCGCACCAAGCGCGACCGCATGGGCCACCGCATCCTGCTGGACGGTGTGCCGCACTCCATCGCCACCCCCCAGGAGGTCTGACATGGCCGGTTTCGGCTCCCCGCACATCACCGCGAACGGCACCGGACGGCGGGTCGCCGTGGTGGGCGCGCAGTGGTACCCAGAGGTCACCGATCAGATGGTCGCCCGCGCCACCGCCGCCCTGGCGGAGCACGGGGTCAGCGACATCACCGTCGTCCGGGTGCCCGGCACCTTCGAACTGCCGGTCGTCTGCCGGCGCCTCGCCGACCGCTTCGAC
Encoded proteins:
- a CDS encoding GNAT family N-acetyltransferase — protein: MSAPVRPSTTFGVRTLGADDLPAALGLLRRDPVDNVYVGSRIRTGGLDRVTLGCPVWGFEEGGQLRAMLHAGSNMVPVHADARACAAFAAFAGYQRTASSIIGPAPAALALYEQLSRRWGSTWADARDVRARQPVMLSDDDPPIAVDPRVQQVSLDLWQPYADAAVAMYTEEVGQEPSVGGSDVSYRIYIRSLIQQGRSYAIVEDGRILFKADIGSATSSVCQVQGVWVAPDRRGQGIAAPAMAAVIRHARQRWPLVTLYVNDFNTPALATYRRAGMRQVGEFATVLY
- a CDS encoding ExeM/NucH family extracellular endonuclease — its product is MSSRPRVAAAGLAAVLGGMAVLAPLASVPARAASDHVLINEVYGGGGNSGATYTNDFVELYNPTTAPISLTGWTVNYYSAAGNLGNSCALSGTVAPATYYLVQEAKGSGGTTPLPTPNATCAAAMSATAGSVALLDASGATVDLIGFGATATKREGAPAPGLSNTTSASRTNFADTDDNAADFTVGAPSPQSQAIGGTEPSPSPSPSPSPTTDPAPTTPIDRIQGTGNASPLTGQKVSTRGVVTAVYPTGGFNGFYLQTPGTGGTPKAAGQASDGVFVYGRANVTVGSCYAVAGTVTEYNGLTEIGGGLTVSPAADCAPVAVTELATVPVTDADKEAYEGMLVKPLGGYTITNNYQLNQYGQIGLAAGDAPLRTATDVVTPDKAAGYEAENLKKYITLDDGSSWDYMNNATAKNTPLPYLSQTEPMRTGSHVVFDKPVILDYRFQWNFQPTGQIVGPTDDQDPVVSQNDRETTAPAVGGDVRIATFNVLNYFTDLGEDEAGCQAYKDRNGTPVATNYCQVRGAYTQQAFDDQQAKIVNAINGLGADVVSLEEIENSARISYLPGQSRDTSLSILVDALNAAGGRWAYVPSPTVVPPTEDVIRTAFIYNPDRVQLNGASQILIDPAFANARQPLAQQFKMRNAGSPFVVVANHFKSKGSGEDDGTGQGLSNPSRVAQATALTDWVDQVFPDTSVFLAGDFNAYAKEDPIQVFAKAGYADLAAELDPTATSYQFSGRMGSLDHVLANGKAQKMVTGAQVWDINADEAIAMQYSRRRYNVTDFYTTDPVATSDHDPLVVGLTAKGAKG
- a CDS encoding site-2 protease family protein, which encodes MQTVWYVLGALVFFALIMASIALHEIGHLIPAKLFKVKVTEYFVGFGKTLWKRRVGSTDYGVKALPLGGYVRLVGMYPPAPGENRVKASGSNFFQQIAEDARAYEWEEITPEDDGTLFYQKPVWQRLIIMAGGVAMNLLLAFLLFLGVTATVGIARPTLTVASVSECVVPASRTDQTCQPGDPRTPAAAMGVQAGDVIVSFNGRRLTDWDQFSTLIRDNLSAPATVVVERGGQTLTLPTVPTVTTGVPSRVDPGRNVEAGFLGVSPNTEVQRGGPVAVLKDMWTMTEQSAVALVGFPVKVWHTAVGLVTGQPRDIYGPVSVVGASRVAGEVVTTDRLSSTNKVAVVAQLLGSVNLFVALFNIVPLPPLDGGHVAGALWDGVRHLIARLRRRPTPAPFDTTRLLPVSWLVTAFVVVAGLVLVIADLVAPVRLF
- the dxr gene encoding 1-deoxy-D-xylulose-5-phosphate reductoisomerase gives rise to the protein MRDVIILGSTGSIGTQALEVIASRRDRFRVVGLAAGGGSIATLAEQVLEFSPRTVALARPTAVQDLQLALYAAAQQRGWNRGDVRLPRIIAGPDAATELAAEAADVVLNGITGSVGLLPTLAALRAGTTLALANKESLVIGGRLVTEAAAPGQLVAVDSEHSAFAQCLRAGRTDEVDKLVLTASGGPFRGRTRAELTEVTPDQAMAHPTWQMGRVITINSATLVNKGLELIEAGLLYDMPLDRIQVVVHPQSFVHSAVQYVDGALIAQCSPPDMKLPIALGLTWPDRVAGAAAPVDWTAAAAWTFEPLDAEAFPAVELARRAGTLGGTAPAVFNAANEVCVDAFCEGRIGFLDIVDTIADVLTEHVSGGVSADAEDDSDAVGSRYVDDRGITVETVLAADAWARRAARARTRG
- the ispG gene encoding flavodoxin-dependent (E)-4-hydroxy-3-methylbut-2-enyl-diphosphate synthase; translation: MATSLGMPAPAPIQLAPRHVTRKLRVGTVEVGGDAPVSVQSMTTTKTTDINGTLQQIAELTAAGCDIVRVAVPSQDDADALPIIAKKSKIPVVADIHFQPRYVFQAIEAGCAAVRVNPGNIKQFDNKIAEIAKAATDAQVPLRIGVNAGSLDKRIMEQYGSATPEALVASAMQEARLFEEVGFRDFAISVKHHDPVVMIRAYQLLAEACDYPLHLGVTEAGPAFQGTIKSSVAFGALLAQGIGDTIRVSLSAPPVEEVKVGVKILESLGMRPRHLEIVSCPSCGRAQVDVYTLADEVTKGLEGMTVPLRVAVMGCVVNGPGEAREADLGVASGNGKGQIFVRGQVVKTVPEDQIVETLIEEANRLAETAESASDADQPVGSPVVSVG